In Marinobacterium sp. LSUCC0821, the DNA window CCTAGGCCTTTAGACTTGATGTATGAAGTTGGGTAGAGCATCTCCTGCATACCAGGGCCGCCTTTAGGGCCTTCGTAACGCACGATGACTACATCACCCGCTTTAACTTTGTCATTAAGGATGTGGTCTACCGCTTCATCCTGAGACTCAGTGACATGTGCAGGGCCTTCGAAAACAAGAATCGAATCGTCTACGCCGGCAGTTTTGACAACACAGCCATCTTGAGCAAGGTTGCCAAATAGAACCGCGAGGCCACCCTCTTGCGAGAATGCATGTTCAGCAGAGCGGATACAGCCTTCAGCACGATCACCATCGAGTGATGGCCAACGCGTTGCTTGGCTAAATGCTTCCTGTGTTGGAATGCCCGCAGGACCCGCTTTATAGAACTCAACAACTTCAGGTGTTGGAGCACGCATGATGTCCCACTTGTTTAGGACCTCTGCCATGTTTTCACCCGCTACATGCGGTACATCTGTATGAAGTTTGCCAGCGCGATCCAATTCACCAAGAATCGCCATGATGCCACCGGCACGGTGAACATCTTCGATGTGGTACTTAGGTGTGTTTGGTGCAACTTTACACAGCTGTGGTACAACGCGAGAAAGGCGATCGATATCGGCCAGGGTAAAGTCGATTTCAGCTTCCTGAGCAATCGCAAGAAGGTGAAGAATAGTGTTAGTTGAACCACCCATTGCGATATCAAGAGTAATCGCGTTTTCGAACGCTTTAAAGCCAACGCTGCGCGGAAGTACGCGCTCGTCATCCTGTTCGTAGTAGCGCTTAGTCATCTCAACAATACGACGACCCGCTTCTAGGAATAGCTCTTTACGATCAGCGTGAGTGGCTACAACAGTACCGTTGCCTGGCAGTGCAAGACCGAGTGACTCCGCAAGACAGTTCATAGAGTTCGCAGTGAACATGCCTGAACATGAACCACAGGTAGGACAAGCTGAACGCTCTACTGCATCTACTTTCTCATCTGATGCTGTTGGATCTGCAGCTAGCACCATTGCGTCGACAAGATCGAGTTTGTGCTCAGCAAGCTTAGTTTTACCCGCTTCCATTGGGCCGCCGGTAACAAAGATTACTGGGATATTGAGGCGCATTGCAGCCATCATCATCCCTGGTGTGATCTTATCACAGTTTGAGATACATACGATCGCATCAGCACAGTGTGCGTTGACCATGTACTCAACTGAGTCTGCAATAATGTCTCGGCTTGGTAGTGAGTAGAGCATGCCGTCATGGCCCATTGCGATACCATCATCAACCGCGATGGTATTGAACTCTTTTGCTACACCGCCCGCACGTTCGATCTCACGAGCAACCAATTGGCCCATGTCTTTAAGGTGAACGTGACCTGGTACAAACTGGGTGAACGAGTTCGCTACAGCAATAATAGGTTTGTGGAAGTCATCATCCTTCATACCTGTTGCACGCCATAGGGCACGTGCACCCGCCATATTGCGGCCTGCGGTAGAAGTTTTTGAACGATATTGTGGCATCTCTTATCTCTCTATCGTTATCAGTCAAAAAATTATCGAATCAGTATATCAGAAACCGAGTTTTAAACAGCTGCTAAGCAGTTCACGGCAGTTATTGAATATTCATCAAATTGAAACTTTTGCTCTGATTCAGACTCAATTAATATGCATAAGGTTAGTATGTTCTTATTATTAGTGCACTCGTTGTTGGAGTTATTGTTTGAAACAACTTGTTACCCTCTATTTGCTAGGCTGTGTGGCTCTATCTACACCTAGTTTTGCGGCCGATTCAGATGCCGTGCTCACTAAACCAGCTGTTGCGACTGAGTCTGCGACGCCTTCTAAAGTAGCTGTTACAGAAAAACCTGTCACAGACACAGCGGTCGTAATGCCTGCAGCTCCTGTCAGTGGTGCAGAAGCAAGTGCCGCAGCTGCACAGCTCCCTATCGACCTTAAAATGGCGGCTGATATTGTTATCGAAGCTTTTGGCGGTGAGGTTGTTAAGGCCGAAGAGGTTCAGGATGAGTCAGGACTGCACTTCAATATTCGTATCGTTAACGATGGTCGCGTTAAAGATGTGGTCGTAGATGCGGCTAATGGTGATATCGTCAAACCGATTGAACCGCCTAAGCCTATTGAAGATACCAAACCGGTAGAGACGGCTCAGCCAGCTGAGACTGTTGAATCAGCAACAGCGGTAGAGGTGAACCCTAAATGAAACTCCTTGTCGTTGAAGATGATCCAGATCTACGTCGCCAGCTACTTACCGGTCTGAACTCTAAAGCTTATACGGTCGAAGAGTGTGCTGATGGCAAAGAGGCTGTCTACATGGGCAGCGAATATGACTACGACTTGGCCATTGTCGATATAGGGCTTCCGGGTCTCTCTGGTCTTGATGTGATTCGTGAGTGGCGCAGAGCCCAACGCCCTTTGCCAGTGCTTATTCTGACTGCTCGTGGTGATTGGCAAGATAAGGTCGAAGGCCTTGAAGCCGGAGCGGATGACTACCTTGTTAAACCGTTCCACATGGAAGAGTTACATGCTCGTGTTAATGCACTGCTTCGTCGTGCGGCAGGGCATGCATCCCCTCAGATGAACTATGGCCCCATTACGCTTGATACAGTCGCGCGTGCAGTTTTGGTTCATGGAGATGAGATTAAGCTGACCAGTTATGAGTACCGTACCCTTGAGTATTTGATGATTCATGCCGGCAAAACTATCTCTAAAGGTGAGCTGACCGAACACCTCTACCATCAAGACTATGATCGTGACTCCAATGTATTGGAGGTTTTTGTGCGTCGTCTGCGCCAAAAGCTCGATCCCGATTCAACACTTAATCCGATTATGACGGTTCGTGGCTTGGGCTACCGATTTGCGCTGGAAGCTACTGAATAGTTGGTTCAAGGGCATCGTTTGGGTGCCCGGATCGCTACAAACTCGTCTTTTGTGGGCATCTATTGTCCTACTCCCTATCCTAATTATCTTTGCTGGCGCAGCCCTACAGCGTGCGTTTGAGGGTAGCGTTATCGCATCTGAGCGCTCCCAAGCCCAGCTACATACTTACGCTATTTTGGGGTCAGCTGAGCTTGTGGATGGCGCCTTAGTGTTACCGCGCCGCCTCCAAGAGCCACGTTTTAGTCAGGTTCAATCTGGATTGTCAGGCTTAGTATTCGATGCTGTAGGTTTAATGCGTTGGCAGTCTGAATCCAGCGCCTTGTTGGGTGAAGAGTTCATCCAACGCCTGGCGGCTATTCAGCCAGATCCAGGTAGTAGCCGATTTCAGCACCTAAAGTCAGATTCTGTGTATGTTTATGTCTATCCGTTGGTGTGGGAGATCGAGTCGAAAGAGTATCGCTACACCATCGCTATAGTGCACTCTGATGCCGCTTCCATGGAGGAGCTTCGCGCCTTTCAAACTCAGCTTTGGGGTTGGCTAATCGCCGTCTACCTATTGGCGATATTGCTTCAGTTTGTCATTCTGCGTTGGGGTTTGAAACCGCTTCAGAGCCTTGCAGATGATCTATCAAGTATTGAAAAGGGCGATGCAGAGAAGCTTGCGGGGGTTTACCCACAAGAGGTGCAGCGCGTCACCCTTAACCTCAATCGCCTTATTGAGACCGAGCGTAAACAGCGTGAGCGTTACCGCAACACGCTAGGTGATTTGGCGCACAGTTTGAAAACTCCGCTGGCCGTTATTAAAGGGGCCGCTACGGAATCTCACACCCTCTCTAGTTACCGTCGCTTGGTGGATGAGCAGGGTGATCGCATGACCCAGATCGTTCAGTATCAGTTGAGTCGTGCCGTTAAATCTAAAGGCAAAGCGCTGGCGCAACCTGTGAGTTTGCTATTGGCAGTGGATCGCATTGTAAACGCCTTAAACCGAGTCTATGCCGCCAAGGGTATCGAGATTGAACGTGAAGGTTTGAATCAATTCTTTGCCGGTGATGAGCGCGACCTGATGGAGATGCTCGGTAACCTTATAGAGAACGCTTTTAAATATTGTGAACAAGCGGTGCGAATCACGGCGAACGCTGACGAGGAGTGGCTGGAGATTGTCATTGAAAATGATGGTCGTGCTATCTCAAATGAGGAGCACAGTGTTGTGCTTGAACGCGGTGCACGGCTTGATACATCCAAACCTGGGCAAGGCATTGGACTCGCTGTCGTGACGGATATTGTCAGCAGTTATGACGGCGGTGTTGAGATAGGTATTTCAGAACTGGGCGGAGCCGAAATACGACTCCGCCTTCCTGCTGGACAGGTTTAATCTAAGGGTCTGAAGAAGACCTTAGAGTTGCGTTGAAAGTTATAGAGCTCTTGGCGTTGGGTTGGCAGTTCAGACAGCCCTTTTTCCACGAAGCCACGCTCTAAGAACCAGTGTGCTGTTCGTGTTGTCAGTACAAAGAGTTGCTTCAAACCCTGGGCTTTAGCGCGCTCAGCAATATGTTCAAAAAGCACATCACCACGATCGCCCCCACGGTACTCATCAGCAACAGCAATGCCAGCGAGTTCGCCGACCTGCTCATCCGCAAATGGGTAGAGGGCTGCACACCCGATAATCGTGCCATCACGTTCAATTACAGAGAAACGTTCGATCTCCGCTTCGAGTAGCTCACGAGAGCGTTTCACGAGCGTGCCATTTCGCTCAAGAGGTTCGAGCACCTCTAGAATCCCGCCCACATCATCGAAGTTGGCTTCACGCACCAGCTCATAACTTTGACGGCTGACCATGGTGCCATAACCGTCACGTGTGAAAAGCTCGGTCAGTAGCGCGCCATCCTCTAGATAGCTGACAAGGTGACAACGTGGCACGCCACGTGCACAGGCATCTGCTGCAGCACCCAATAGACAAGCGATCTCAGAGTGAGGCTCGGTCGGATCCTCAATGTTAGCGAGGTAGTGAGTAACTAGACGCTTTGCGGTCTCTGCTAATAGCTCGCTTCTTAAATCGCCCTGGCTATCACGAATCCCTTGCTGAGAACCGAATAGAATCAGCTTGTCTGCTTCAACGGCACTGGCAACATTTACCGCAACCTCTTCAACACTGAGGTTGAAGATCTCCCCCGTTGGTGAATAACCTAGGTTTGAGATCAACACGATGTTGTTGAGATTGAGCTGCGATTTGATCGCCTCAGAATCTACCCTACGCAACTCTCCGGTTAACCCCATATCGATGCCATCGAGAACACCGAGAGGCTTCGCTGTTACATAGTTTCCACTCACCACACGAATCTTGGTGCCATGCATCGGAGTATTGGCCAGACTCATCGAGAGTTGTGCTTCAAATTGAGTTCTAACGCTCGCAACAGCAGCGATCACCTCGCCAAGAATATCAGGGCTGGTAATGCGCTGATCGTGATGCAACTGCACCTCTTTGCCAGCCGCTTCCAGGCGAGCATCGATCTGTGGACGAGCACCATGGACAAGTATTAGGCGTACGCCTAACCCGTTAAGCAGAGCAATGTCATGTATGATGTTGGAGAAGTTTTCACTCTCTACCGCTTCACCATTCAACATCATCACACAGGTTTTCCCCCTGTGGGCGTGAATGTATGGCGATGAGTGCCTAAACCAACTTACGTAATTCGCTGTATCCATTCCTAACAGCCTTCAACACAGTATCGATTAATCAGATTATGCAACAGATCGAGGGTCGGCGCTAACTGGTCTAGCGCTAGATACTCATCGGGCTGATGCGCTTGGTTTATTGAGCCAGGTCCAAGCACCAGCGTCTCCATACCCATCTGCTGTAAAAATGGGGCTTCCGTACCAAAGGCAACAGCTTGTGCCTTATGCCCAGTAAGCTTCTCAACTACCGATACAAACTCGGTTTCACTCTGCTCAAAGGGAGGAATTCCCGGAAAGAGAGAGCGCACATTAAGCTCGACTCGATGCTTCGCTTCAATGGGGTGCAGTCGCTCGCTAATCATGTTGCGCAAGCCGTCCATCGACATGCCTGGTAACGGGCGAAGATCAAACTCCATCTCACATTGGCCACAGATGCGGTTTGGATTATCACCACCGTGGATGCAGCCAAAGTTCATGGTTGGTACATCGATCTTGAAACTGCTGTTTCTATAGTTGGCCTGAAGCTCTTGGCGAATCGTGAGTAGCTCACCCATGACGCTGTGCATCGCCTCTAAGGCATTCGCGCCCAGGGAGGGATCGGATGAGTGTCCAGACTGACCTTCAATACGAACAGCCTCCATCATCATTCCTTTATGCATGCGAATCGGTTTTAACCCCGTGGGCTCACCAATCACAGCAACGCGCGCTTTGGGTCGGCCGGCATCTACAAGTGCTTTCGCGCCCGACATCGAGGACTCTTCGTCTGCAGTAGCAAGAATAATGAGAGGGGCTTTTAGCGGCGTATCCTTATAGGTTTTTGCAGCCTCTACAGCGAGTGCAAGAAACCCTTTCATGTCACAGGTGCCAAGGCCATAGAGTTTCTGGTCACGCTCTACCACTTTGAATGGATCCGATTTCCAAAGCTCAGGATCACAGGGTACCGTGTCGGTATGGCCAGAAAGTACAAGCCCCCCGGGCCCTTGGCCGAGAGTCGCAATAAGGTTCGCTTTACCAGGCTCGCCAGGAACCTGCATCACTTCACAACTAAATCCTAACCCCTCTAACCAGCTGTGCAGCAGCTCAATCACCCCAAGGTTAGGTTGATTCCACTGAACGGAGGTTGAGCTGATCGAGGGGCGGGCAATCAGCTCGCTTATCATCTCAATGGGTTTGGGTGGCATTGGCATGTAAATAGACCTCAAAACTTTGAATCACTTTAGCTCTTTAAGCAGATTGGGTCATTAGTTGTTGATAGACTATGACAAATTTTATTTGCTGCTTGCGAGATCATGAGAGAGCTAGAGTTAAAACTGGGTTGTCTTCCGACCACCATCACAACCTTTAAAGATATTCCGCTACTCAACGGGGTGCCTGCCGAGCAGAAGTTACTGCTCAACCTCTACTATGATACCCCCGAGGAGAGCTTGAAGTCTCTAAAGATAGCGCTTCGCGTCAGAAAATCCGGTGAGCAGTGGCTGCAAACGTTGAAAACTGCAGGGACAACAGATGCCTCCGGTCTCTCCAATCGAGGTGAGCTTGAGTGGCCATTGGCAGGGCCAAATCTCGACTTAGATCTGTTACGTCCCAACCTTCCCGAAACGGTCGATGTTGAACAGCTCTATCCTGTTTTCTCAACCAACTTTAAACGCACGACTTGGTTGGTTAACAGAGGTGAAAGCGTTGTTGAGATCGCCTGTGATCAGGGTGAGGTAAGAACTGGCAATCGCATAGAGCCAATCTCAGAGATCGAACTTGAGTTAAAAGCGGGCGACGCAAGTGCGCTACTGACGCTTGCCACCGAAATTGCAGGCGAGATTCCTGTCTGGATTGGCCAGCGCAGTAAAGCTCAACGGGGCCAAGAGTTAAAATTTGAGCACCCACCCGTTCCAGAGCTGCCCAATCTAGTAGTGGATAAACCAGACACAGAGTCGATTAAACGGTTAGCAGTGGAGCTCACCATCTCCTGGCAACGCTGTTTTGAACTGCTGTTGGTTACGCAGACACCTAAGGTAACAACGGTGCTCTGTTCCGCAATTGAGCGTCTAATTTCTGTGTTACGACAATTAGGCACACCGGCACAGGAGTTAGTAGCTGACTACGAGAAGCTACTGCTGAAATTACTGCCTCTGATGGACACCGCTTACTTTTCCGGATCAGACCCTGTTTGGTATCGCACAGTTCAAGATAAGCACAAATTATTTGTTTCAGAGTTGCTAGCTGATCAAGAGATTGGCAAATTAGCACTTAACACAGCGGGCTTCCTTTTGCGGGGTGAGTAATGAAACGCATTCTTATCGTTAATACGGGTGGTACTTTCGGAATGGTCGAGGGGCCTTTGGGGTTGGAGCCTTCAGGCGAACTTGAAGCGCGGATTATGGACCTGGTTGAAGAGGCGACCGATTTTAACTTTTCGGTGCTCGATCTGGCCCCTTTGATAGACAGCTCTGATTTGGCTGTAACCGATTGGAGTCGAATCCTCTCTGCTATAGCAGACAACCGTAATGAGTATGGCGCGTTTCTTATCATTCACGGAACAGACACTCTCGCCTACACATCCTCGATGCTCAGTTTTGCACTGCGTGGATTTGATAAGCCGGTAGCGGTAACCGGGTCACAATATCCCCTTGGCACTGAGGGGAGTGATGCCGAGACAAACCTCGTTGATTCACTCCATTTCCTAACAAGACGCGAACTTCCTGGGGTGAGTGTCTGTTTTGGCGGCAAGTTATTGCAAGGTAATCGAGTTCGTAAAGTTGATGCACAAGGGCTGGAGGCCTTTGCTTGTCCTAATGGCTTGATTAAATCAGCGGCAGTTAGTGTTGAGTCGGCTTCAGCGCTATTTGAGAATCTACCAACTTTTAAACCGGGTTCTGTCGCTACCCTGCTTATCTATCCAGGTATTCCGGCATCGCAAGTGGATGCACTGTTGGCTGATAGTCGGTTAGAAGCGATCATTCTTTTGAGTTTTGGCTCTGGCAATATTCCCATGCAGTCTAGTGATCTTGCCGAGGGCTTAAAGCGCGCGGCTAATAAGGGGGTGCTGTTAGTGAATATGACACAGTGTCAGCGAGGTCGAGTCGTTCAAGGTACCTACGCAACAGGTTCGTTGCTGGTTGAGCTTGGTGCCCTAGATGGCTTTGATATGACCCCAGAAGCCGCCTTTGCCAAGCTTCACTATCTGTTGGCTACAGGCGACAAAAAAGCGGCTGAAACCCAATGGTCGCAGCCGCTTTGTGGCGAGTTCTAAGCTTGCGCTTAGATGAGTTAGTTTAGTGACCTAAAATCTGGCTTAGGAAGAGCTTAGTTCGCTCATTCTGAGGGTTGTTGAAGAACTCGTTAGGTTCGTTCTCTTCAACAATCTGGCCCGCATCCATAAAGATCACTCGGTCCGCTACCTTCTTAGCAAAGCCCATCTCGTGTGTTACACAGAGCATGGTCATGCCATCTTCAGCAAGCTCTACCATTACATCCAGTACCTCTTTG includes these proteins:
- the ilvD gene encoding dihydroxy-acid dehydratase, with protein sequence MPQYRSKTSTAGRNMAGARALWRATGMKDDDFHKPIIAVANSFTQFVPGHVHLKDMGQLVAREIERAGGVAKEFNTIAVDDGIAMGHDGMLYSLPSRDIIADSVEYMVNAHCADAIVCISNCDKITPGMMMAAMRLNIPVIFVTGGPMEAGKTKLAEHKLDLVDAMVLAADPTASDEKVDAVERSACPTCGSCSGMFTANSMNCLAESLGLALPGNGTVVATHADRKELFLEAGRRIVEMTKRYYEQDDERVLPRSVGFKAFENAITLDIAMGGSTNTILHLLAIAQEAEIDFTLADIDRLSRVVPQLCKVAPNTPKYHIEDVHRAGGIMAILGELDRAGKLHTDVPHVAGENMAEVLNKWDIMRAPTPEVVEFYKAGPAGIPTQEAFSQATRWPSLDGDRAEGCIRSAEHAFSQEGGLAVLFGNLAQDGCVVKTAGVDDSILVFEGPAHVTESQDEAVDHILNDKVKAGDVVIVRYEGPKGGPGMQEMLYPTSYIKSKGLGKACALLTDGRFSGGTSGLSIGHVSPEAAGGGNIGLVQDGDLIRIDIPNRSINVLVSDEELVTRRAAQDAAGWKPAKERPRKVSAALKAYAKLVTAADKGAVRDLSQLD
- a CDS encoding PepSY domain-containing protein produces the protein MKQLVTLYLLGCVALSTPSFAADSDAVLTKPAVATESATPSKVAVTEKPVTDTAVVMPAAPVSGAEASAAAAQLPIDLKMAADIVIEAFGGEVVKAEEVQDESGLHFNIRIVNDGRVKDVVVDAANGDIVKPIEPPKPIEDTKPVETAQPAETVESATAVEVNPK
- a CDS encoding response regulator transcription factor, which translates into the protein MKLLVVEDDPDLRRQLLTGLNSKAYTVEECADGKEAVYMGSEYDYDLAIVDIGLPGLSGLDVIREWRRAQRPLPVLILTARGDWQDKVEGLEAGADDYLVKPFHMEELHARVNALLRRAAGHASPQMNYGPITLDTVARAVLVHGDEIKLTSYEYRTLEYLMIHAGKTISKGELTEHLYHQDYDRDSNVLEVFVRRLRQKLDPDSTLNPIMTVRGLGYRFALEATE
- a CDS encoding ATP-binding protein, with amino-acid sequence MAWATDLRWKLLNSWFKGIVWVPGSLQTRLLWASIVLLPILIIFAGAALQRAFEGSVIASERSQAQLHTYAILGSAELVDGALVLPRRLQEPRFSQVQSGLSGLVFDAVGLMRWQSESSALLGEEFIQRLAAIQPDPGSSRFQHLKSDSVYVYVYPLVWEIESKEYRYTIAIVHSDAASMEELRAFQTQLWGWLIAVYLLAILLQFVILRWGLKPLQSLADDLSSIEKGDAEKLAGVYPQEVQRVTLNLNRLIETERKQRERYRNTLGDLAHSLKTPLAVIKGAATESHTLSSYRRLVDEQGDRMTQIVQYQLSRAVKSKGKALAQPVSLLLAVDRIVNALNRVYAAKGIEIEREGLNQFFAGDERDLMEMLGNLIENAFKYCEQAVRITANADEEWLEIVIENDGRAISNEEHSVVLERGARLDTSKPGQGIGLAVVTDIVSSYDGGVEIGISELGGAEIRLRLPAGQV
- the argA gene encoding amino-acid N-acetyltransferase; amino-acid sequence: MDTANYVSWFRHSSPYIHAHRGKTCVMMLNGEAVESENFSNIIHDIALLNGLGVRLILVHGARPQIDARLEAAGKEVQLHHDQRITSPDILGEVIAAVASVRTQFEAQLSMSLANTPMHGTKIRVVSGNYVTAKPLGVLDGIDMGLTGELRRVDSEAIKSQLNLNNIVLISNLGYSPTGEIFNLSVEEVAVNVASAVEADKLILFGSQQGIRDSQGDLRSELLAETAKRLVTHYLANIEDPTEPHSEIACLLGAAADACARGVPRCHLVSYLEDGALLTELFTRDGYGTMVSRQSYELVREANFDDVGGILEVLEPLERNGTLVKRSRELLEAEIERFSVIERDGTIIGCAALYPFADEQVGELAGIAVADEYRGGDRGDVLFEHIAERAKAQGLKQLFVLTTRTAHWFLERGFVEKGLSELPTQRQELYNFQRNSKVFFRPLD
- the argE gene encoding acetylornithine deacetylase, with protein sequence MPMPPKPIEMISELIARPSISSTSVQWNQPNLGVIELLHSWLEGLGFSCEVMQVPGEPGKANLIATLGQGPGGLVLSGHTDTVPCDPELWKSDPFKVVERDQKLYGLGTCDMKGFLALAVEAAKTYKDTPLKAPLIILATADEESSMSGAKALVDAGRPKARVAVIGEPTGLKPIRMHKGMMMEAVRIEGQSGHSSDPSLGANALEAMHSVMGELLTIRQELQANYRNSSFKIDVPTMNFGCIHGGDNPNRICGQCEMEFDLRPLPGMSMDGLRNMISERLHPIEAKHRVELNVRSLFPGIPPFEQSETEFVSVVEKLTGHKAQAVAFGTEAPFLQQMGMETLVLGPGSINQAHQPDEYLALDQLAPTLDLLHNLINRYCVEGC
- a CDS encoding CYTH domain-containing protein, encoding MRELELKLGCLPTTITTFKDIPLLNGVPAEQKLLLNLYYDTPEESLKSLKIALRVRKSGEQWLQTLKTAGTTDASGLSNRGELEWPLAGPNLDLDLLRPNLPETVDVEQLYPVFSTNFKRTTWLVNRGESVVEIACDQGEVRTGNRIEPISEIELELKAGDASALLTLATEIAGEIPVWIGQRSKAQRGQELKFEHPPVPELPNLVVDKPDTESIKRLAVELTISWQRCFELLLVTQTPKVTTVLCSAIERLISVLRQLGTPAQELVADYEKLLLKLLPLMDTAYFSGSDPVWYRTVQDKHKLFVSELLADQEIGKLALNTAGFLLRGE
- a CDS encoding asparaginase translates to MKRILIVNTGGTFGMVEGPLGLEPSGELEARIMDLVEEATDFNFSVLDLAPLIDSSDLAVTDWSRILSAIADNRNEYGAFLIIHGTDTLAYTSSMLSFALRGFDKPVAVTGSQYPLGTEGSDAETNLVDSLHFLTRRELPGVSVCFGGKLLQGNRVRKVDAQGLEAFACPNGLIKSAAVSVESASALFENLPTFKPGSVATLLIYPGIPASQVDALLADSRLEAIILLSFGSGNIPMQSSDLAEGLKRAANKGVLLVNMTQCQRGRVVQGTYATGSLLVELGALDGFDMTPEAAFAKLHYLLATGDKKAAETQWSQPLCGEF